The following nucleotide sequence is from Zingiber officinale cultivar Zhangliang chromosome 10A, Zo_v1.1, whole genome shotgun sequence.
gcgcctcaagcctccatTAAAGCACCTCTAATGTGGCTTCCTGCGCAGCTTCTGccttgcactcgaggcgcctccaagctccatggagggcgcctcgggtactgttcatccgaggtataatgtgctcttttgtccctgcaagataggttagttcacaaaacaacaatatatcctacaaaacaaagttatcacataaataacatgaacaagaacatctgacagtcaccggactatctggttctaacttcggatttcagaccgaaaaccctaggtcgaactgacgcctactgttccctccgtgGGGAACGCatcttcacctactccacttatgagagcatacctgatgccagtctaatcctccagaccgactagactttctgcctagggttaccacctcctaaggttttttcgccacctagggttacctccccctaggacctaaggttaccccccccccttaggattttcctccacctagtgttaccaccccctaggacctaaggttgccaccccttagggttttcctccacctagggttactaccccctaggacctaaggttaccgccccttagggttttccaccacctagggttaccaccccctaggacctagggttaccatcccctagggttttcacctgcctaaccgtaactaggacttttgcctaagaacacttagggcTTTCTTGCAAAGCACATTCAAGCACATtaaataacaaaacaacttaacttgaaccctttgacataatcaaaacataggttcaatcatcggatgcttcctgcaccaacaatagcTTCATGTCAAAATTTACACAGAACTgaggcatgatgaagaagagctaagtaaatttcaactatatgtctatgttttctctcagcagagccatttttattctggagtgtgaggacaagagactcgatgaacaattccataAGAGACAAAAAAATGatgatggagagcttgatattcatCTCCCCAAgcagaatgaaaagagagtaggTGTAGGGCCCCAAACATTTGAATAAATTATTTCAAGTAGAAAACTAGATGATCAGATGAAGATAagggtagcttatgacttttagattacATACAgaccctacatgaatgagatggagaggaggtaaatGAAGTAGGTGCATcatatgtaacaacccaaatttcctcattacaagtcttaatagtgcttaaaaatatttataaatgttgtagaaatattctagagaattttaggaatttttagagtatttttatgtaatttttggagttcgtttggtatttttaccaaaagaaagaagtttcaaaaaaataaagaggttcggccgaggttcgaacccgtgacctccgaccCAATCCGAGACTTAAGCGAAAcatgatgaccaagaacccagcaggtcCATGCTGATCAAATAAAAGGCGGaattatatttaagtagtagttgatgACAAGAATTTTTAGGTATCAAAAGAGGAGTTGGATTTAGTTTTCCTGAAACCTaattccttcttctcttcgcgtACGACGGCGGTGCTCGGGCGGAAAACAAAGCTGAGGTTAGGGCATCATTTTCGGAGGCTGACCAAGGTTCATCCGAAGATTTCTACACATCCTCGcggtcctctcgtcgaggagagttcGTAGGCACAAAGAAGGGGCTGAAATCTCgagttctccgaaaccctagaagtcgtTTTGCTCGGTAGTAAGTCCAAGAAcgaggtaagtgctactcacctgaagtaagggtagtttcgagtttCGATTTAACGTCTCTTTTGTTTTTTGGAATATGCTGTAAAGATTGTGGATTTTgagttttctgccgtgagttaaTAAGGAAATGAATAGGTTTTTGAATGGATTGGGCATGAAGTTTAGACTCCTCAGCCCTTATAATTAGCATTTCATGTTTAGATTTCCACATGATCGGATCACTTTGAGCCTTGCAGGTCTCGGTCTTGTTGGCAGGTAACAAGTAGGAGATGAGTTAGGTTTCAAGCATGTGATGTTGGTTTCGTGGTTATTACTATGAACAGAAAAGGCTTATACGTTTGTAATATCTTAGTGTTTAATTTCCTTGTTGCCGTGTATCTCAATTCAGTTTGTTAGATTAGGGAAAATGAATGAATTGATTAGATTGGCATGTGGCTTAGCAGTTCAGTTGTGTAGTAAATTTTTATACATGAAGTTTTGGATCCAGTGTTTTCAACTGCAGATTTTTTTGTTAAATCCAAACAAAACAGCCCATAATTTTATACCAGCTTGAGACTTTTTGCCGATTTACTAAGATTATTCTGTTGGCTGGTTTTTGTTTGAGTGTGAAGGGCTTTATTAGTAGTATGTAGAATTttgtagcatagtatgcagaattttgtaacaTAATATGTAGatttttgattagcatagtatgcaaatttttatttatgcatttcaatgttagaatttgtttaaacattttagtttttaaagaagcattcttttattagaagtattaacaagtataagtattttacttgagaaggctagtacccgacttccgaggttgtcgttaaacaaatccaggtgaccgtttccgaggtctcggccctggtaagaccaaggtctttaccctcgtaggactggtggctcgctacctaagtttctattagggagcgtgcaatggtactaagcctgggcccaaaagattattattttcaagtataaaagtataagattttaaacaagtgaaataaacttcacagaagtttaaaattcagcaagtttagtttcttttatgctagcatgttatttagaattttcttgctgttatttgctattagatgagcaattatacatgcttagcatttcagtatgttttgattcctctattatcagatgagcatgtgtagtatttcctttaaagcattcagttctagatttattcttattcacatgcatattcgagttttgtgagttagatagcgcttactaagaaattttgcttatagttgcattttcctcttactgtaaataaaggagaggaaaagttatagaaaaggaaggcgataagaaggtgcggatggatgtgtgatgtttggactatagaagccttgggacttagcttagaaatttattaagattttgtattcagaatgttaGAACTATtttctttcatgttgctggatttgGCTATTGAATACTTATTGTTTTAGAACTCTTCCTATTAATTGTTATGTACaatagtttcatgatttgagttgtagtactattgcatgcatgttcagattaatagatatgtgtttagcatgttcagattgatatgTAGTTTTAGATGTGAACATATGCTTGAGTAGTATGATAGGATGAGTTATTTATGATCTCTGCTGCCATTAAATGCATGATTAGAGAGTTTTGTttattgatatttacatgtggacaactctaattaagtaaggttaatagtccagtagcgctccaccctcacagattagtagtgaggagggtgggatgttacaagttggtatcagagacGTTCCTATTACAGATGCATCATTACAGGGGTTAGGCGCGGTTCTCATGCAGCATGGACGGGTAGTTTCTTATGCCTCACGTCAgttgaaagagcatgagaagaattatccagtgcatgacctggagttagcagcTATTATATATGCGCTAAAAATCTTGAGACATCATCTATACGGGATCACCTTCGAGATATtcacggatcataagagtcttaagtatctatctactcagaaagaattgaacttaagacagagaagatggatggaattcttgaagTACTATGACTGTACGATcaactaccacccagggaaagctaacgtGGTAGCTGATGCGTTGAGTAGGAAATCCCGAGGAGTTCTTGCCTGTCACCGTGTGATGGTTACAGAACTGGTACAGAAATTTTCTGAGTTGGGATTAGTATAGCAGGGTCAGACTGAGCGAGGTATTCTATTATCTATGGTTGCCCAGTCACCCATGGTAGAGAGGATTAAAGAAGCTCAGGCTACAGATCAGCATCTGCAGTTTTTGTGTAGCAGAATTACCCCAAAACAGCAGATAGGGTTTTCTTGCGATGGAAATGGAATTCTATACTTCCGGGGGAGATTATGTGTTCCTGAGCTACCTTCTTTGAAGGAGgacctacttcaggaggcacaccgatCCAGATTTGCGATTCATCCTGGTGGTACACATATGTATAGGGATCTGAGACGTTCTTATTGGTGGGCGggcatgaagaaggacatcgcggatttcgttgCACGATGcctagtatgtcagcaagtgaaggctgaacatcagagacccgCTGGTTTACTCCAGAAGATACAGATatcggaatggaaatgggagcatatcacgATGGATTTCGTCGTGGGTCTACCCAGGACCCGGCGAAcacatgacacgatttgggtgatcgttgatcggttaaccaaatctgcTCATTTCCTTCCGATCCGTAGGACGgagtcattggatcgattggcagagttgTATTGCAGAGAGATTATCAGGCTTCACGGTGTACCTCTcagtattatttcagatagagatccgCGGTTTACTTCACGATTTTGGCAGAGCCTACAGCAGGCTATGGGTACCGAGTTACGATTTATTACAGCTTTCCACCCCCAGACAGACGGTCAGTCAGAGCGTACTATACAGACATTAGAGGACCTACTAAGATAATGTGTCATAGACTTCGGAGGTAGTTAGGAGGATCATTTACATTTAgtagaatttgcctacaacaacagttatcattcagcgatacagatggcaccttatgaggcgttgtatggcagagcatgtagatctcccATCGTATGGATGGAAGTTGGGGAAACACAGATTTTGGGGCCACAGAGTCTTCAGCGTGATGCAGAGATGGTTTGTACCATCAGGCGCAggttgtcagaggctcaggatcggcagaagagttatgcagatcggagacggagacctttagagttttccattggtgatcatgtattcttaCGAGTAtcccctatgaaaggagtaaaaAGGTTTGGGTTGAAGGGTAAGTTGGCACCTCGCTACATTGGACCCTTCCAGATTCTCGAGAGGATAGGTGAGGTGGCATATCGACTGGTGCTACCACCATCACTTACTGGggtgcatgatgtattccatgtatctatgttgaggagatatgtaccgcaCCCTTCGCATATTCTCACTGATGTATCAGTTGTACTTCAGCCGGATAtatcttatgaggagattccagttCAGATTTTGGACCGCAAAGAGCGCcggttgcggaacaagacaattcGACTGGTCAAAGTCGGATGGCGGCATCACTCagatgaagaagccacctgggagtcGGAAGATAGGATGCGAGCCAGTTACCCACACCTATTTACTGAAGGTGAGTAAAGTTTATTTCAGTAACTAGAATAAGTTTATCTACTACTTCTTGCTTTTAGTTGGTAGtgataaatttggggaccaaatttttattagtaggggagaatgtaatatATGCGAATTTATTTTAGGGTTAGCAAGAAATAACCTTACGaaatttttaggaaatttttagaaatttttccgaAATTAAAGGGAGCTCGTATGAGCCGTTTTAAGGGGATGAACATATCGAACGGGGGAAGCTTGTTTAAGTTGATGCGTATTATTGGGTTCTATTGAGGAGTTATCTAGGGTTTAATTCCCTTAGCCCTAAGTGAATTCTATTAATAGAGCTCCGGatctcacccgaaccctagaacccgacccgattcttctctccctctttctctctcgcgCGATCGCCCAACACCGACGCTTACCCGACGATCGGCgattctcttcttcatccctcggtgGCGCCGGCGAGGAGGGATCTCGCAGCGTTGGGAGGGACGAGATCCTCTTGCCCCtaacctttctttcttctttgatcTCGGCGAACAGCGGCGACGGATCCTCGATCTGTGGATTTCACCGGCTGTCGGAGGGGAATCGAGGGTATCGGCATTGGATTTGGCCGACGTCGACGAATTGGTGAGATAACGACCACCATCTCCTTCCCCTGTTCGTCGGCAAGCACAGATCGTGCCCTAGCCGGAATTCTTAGAGGTAAGCATTTTGGTTTTGGTTGTGAAATCGAACCTTGATCCTTTTCTACTGTTGATTCGGGTGGTATTCTTTGGGAAGCAGAGATCGGTGTTTTGATCTCCAGCAATCACAGTTCTGTTAGGGATTTCATTCCTCCATCGAAACTGTGATCGTGTCCGGCGATTGAAGAAACAAAGGTAAGGAGAGAAACTTGTATTACTGTTGTAGGGATAAacagataagaaaattttgttgtTCTTGATCGGATGGGTGAAGTTACAGTGGGTAGGGTTCTGATAACAGGGATTTGATGCGATGTCTACTTCTTGTGCTTTCTCATGACTAATCCTTAGTTGCAGTAACTTCTATCTAATGAGTTTGGTGTATTCCTTGATTTAAATCAGTGATGGAATATCATGAGTTGTGAATTGTTCGGATTGGTGGTTAGAGGGTTAAGAGTAGGCTGTTTTAATTGTTATCAGTGTTTGGATTACAAACTAAAGTGTTGAGTGGTTCTGTTTTATATCTGTTTCGATAATTAGGGGGCAAATGTGGATGAATCTAAATATAAAAAGGATTTTCATGATGTTTAGGTTCATTTCTTGTTAGGTGATATAAAAAGGATTAGTGATAACTAAGGTCGGTAATGGGAATATGATTTATGGATGGGTAAGCTAGGTTGAAATTTAATCTACACTTACCAGTAGAAAGGAGTAGGAATCGTGGTCAGCTATTGCTTGAAAGTTAGCTAGTTACTTGTAACTTAATTCATCTATTTGTAGAGTACACATATATAGTTACATGAAATTGTATATGTGATACAGGACCTTGATTGGCGACGTTCTACGTGACGTGGGTGGTTCTGTCGATACGGGATATATTGAGGCGGGTATTCCTTTCTTATCTCCTAtgtagttctttgaactataaGGCATGGTTATATATGGATATTTAGGTTGCATTCCTTAAATCTGTttattgctgtttttcctgcttgtCACTTCTGTTGTACCTTTGATATAATCTTCTTTAATTCATTACAGTCTCGACTTTTGACATCTAGACTGTAACATACCACCCAATTTCTTTACTACTACTCTTTAAGGTGAACGTTACTTAAccactatatatatatttttttttaaacatgcaaTTAAGTGAGACAACAAGCATAGCATA
It contains:
- the LOC122026664 gene encoding uncharacterized protein LOC122026664; amino-acid sequence: MVERIKEAQATDQHLQFLCSRITPKQQIGFSCDGNGILYFRGRLCVPELPSLKEDLLQEAHRSRFAIHPGGTHMYRDLRRSYWWAGMKKDIADFVARCLVCQQVKAEHQRPAGLLQKIQISEWKWEHITMDFVVGLPRTRRTHDTIWVIVDRLTKSAHFLPIRRTESLDRLAELYCREIIRLHGVPLSIISDRDPRFTSRFWQSLQQAMGTELRFITAFHPQTDEHVDLPSYGWKLGKHRFWGHRVFSVMQRWFVPSGAGVKRFGLKGKLAPRYIGPFQILERIGEVAYRLVLPPSLTGVHDVFHVSMLRRYVPHPSHILTDVSVVLQPDISYEEIPVQILDRKERRLRNKTIRLVKVGWRHHSDEEATWESEDRMRASYPHLFTEGE